The following coding sequences lie in one Arabidopsis thaliana chromosome 3, partial sequence genomic window:
- the SRS6 gene encoding SHI-related sequence 6 (SHI-related sequence 6 (SRS6); CONTAINS InterPro DOMAIN/s: Lateral Root Primordium type 1, C-terminal (InterPro:IPR006511), Zinc finger, Lateral Root Primordium type 1 (InterPro:IPR006510), Protein of unknown function DUF702 (InterPro:IPR007818); BEST Arabidopsis thaliana protein match is: Lateral root primordium (LRP) protein-related (TAIR:AT5G12330.4); Has 173 Blast hits to 173 proteins in 19 species: Archae - 0; Bacteria - 0; Metazoa - 0; Fungi - 0; Plants - 173; Viruses - 0; Other Eukaryotes - 0 (source: NCBI BLink).) — MLGLRNIILLSPPPTQITRPSLPPVNFAAVEDNNTVGEKVCRDCGNRAKKECLFERCRTCCKSRGYNCVTHVKSTWIPSSATRSSSSPSERKKKLKIDKQSSPNVSLLPTTTSRQERGFREGLPGKIEAPAVFKRTRVTAISNNEQAEIGYQATVTISGHIFKGFLHYYGVDHNKAFPCLSQK; from the exons ATGTTAGGTCTTCGAAACATCATTCTCTTATCTCCACCACCGACGCAGATAACACGGCCATCTCTTCCTCCGGTAAACTTCGCGGCGGTGGAAGACAACAACACAGTTGGAGAGAAAGTATGCAGAGACTGtggaaacagagcaaagaaAGAGTGTTTGTTCGAAAGATGTAGAACTTGTTGTAAAAGCAGAGGATACAACTGTGTCACTCACGTGAAGAGCACGTGGATTCCTTCTTCTGCAACtcgttcttcatcttctccttctgagaggaagaagaagctcaaaaTCGATAAACAGAGTTCCCCTAATGTCTCGCTACTTCCGACAACCACTTCTCGTCAAG AGAGAGGCTTCAGAGAGGGGTTACCGGGGAAAATTGAAGCTCCGGCGGTTTTTAAACGGACGAGAGTAACAGCGATAAGCAACAACGAGCAAGCAGAGATTGGTTATCAAGCAACAGTAACTATAAGTGGTCATATCTTCAAAGGCTTTCTTCATTACTATGGTGTTGATCATAACAAAGCTTTTCCATGTCTTTCTCAAAAATGA
- a CDS encoding glycoside hydrolase family 2 protein (glycoside hydrolase family 2 protein; FUNCTIONS IN: carbohydrate binding, cation binding, beta-galactosidase activity, hydrolase activity, hydrolyzing O-glycosyl compounds, catalytic activity; INVOLVED IN: carbohydrate metabolic process; EXPRESSED IN: male gametophyte, guard cell; CONTAINS InterPro DOMAIN/s: Glycoside hydrolase family 2, immunoglobulin-like beta-sandwich (InterPro:IPR006102), Glycoside hydrolase, catalytic core (InterPro:IPR017853), Glycoside hydrolase, family 42, domain 5 (InterPro:IPR004199), Glycoside hydrolase family 2, TIM barrel (InterPro:IPR006103), Glycoside hydrolase-type carbohydrate-binding (InterPro:IPR011013), Glycoside hydrolase, family 2 (InterPro:IPR006101), Glycoside hydrolase-type carbohydrate-binding, subgroup (InterPro:IPR014718), Glycoside hydrolase family 2, carbohydrate-binding (InterPro:IPR006104), Galactose-binding domain-like (InterPro:IPR008979), Glycoside hydrolase, family 2/20, immunoglobulin-like beta-sandwich domain (InterPro:IPR013812), Glycoside hydrolase, subgroup, catalytic core (InterPro:IPR013781).), producing the protein MVSLATQMILPSENGYRVWEDQTLFKWRKRDPHVTLRCHESVQVSQGRVKILCDCIGALRYWYQRNNVDLTVSKSAVWNDDAVQAALDSAAFWVDGLPFVKSLSGYWKFFLAPKPANVPDKFYDAAFSDSDWNALQVPSNWQCHGFDRPIYTNVVYPFPNDPPYVPEDNPTGCYRTYFQIPKEWKDRRILLHFEAVDSAFFAWINGNPVGYSQDSRLPAEFEISDYCYPWDSGKQNVLAVQVFRWSDGSYLEDQDHWWLSGIHRDVLLLAKPKVFIADYFFKSKLADDFSYADIQVEVKIDNMQESSKDLVLSNFIIEAAIFDTKNWYNSEGFSCELSPKVANLKLNPSPSPTLGFHGYLLEGKLDSPNLWSAEQPNVYILVLTLKDTSGKVLDSESSIVGIRQVSKAFKQLLVNGHPVVIKGVNRHEHHPRVGKTNIEACMVKDLIMMKEYNINAVRNSHYPQHPRWYELCDLFGMYMIDEANIETHGFDLSGHLKHPAKEPSWAAAMLDRVVGMVERDKNHTCIISWSLGNEAGYGPNHSAMAGWIREKDPSRLVHYEGGGSRTSSTDIVCPMYMRVWDIIKIALDQNESRPLILCEYQHAMGNSNGNIDEYWEAIDNTFGLQGGFIWDWVDQGLLKLGSDGIKRWAYGGDFGDQPNDLNFCLNGLIWPDRTPHPALHEVKHCYQPIKVSLTDGMIKVANTYFFNTTEELEFSWTIHGDGLELGSGTLSIPVIKPQNSFEMEWKSGPWFSFWNDSNAGELFLTINAKLLNLTRSLEAGHLLSSTQIPLPAKGQIIPQAIKKTDTSITCETVGDFIKISQKDSWELMVNVRKGTIEGWKIQGVLLMNEAILPCFWRAPTDNDKGGGDSSYFSRWKAAQLDNVEFLVESCSVKSITDKSVEIEFIYLGSSASGSSKSDALFKVNVTYLIYGSGDIITNWFVEPNSDLPPLPRVGIEFHIEKTLDRVEWYGKGPFECYPDRKAAAHVAIYEHNVGDMHVPYIVPGENGGRTDVRWVTFRNKDGVGIYASTYGSSSLMQMNASYYTTGELHRATHEEDLIKGQNIEVHLDHKHMGLGGDDSWTPCVHDKFLIPPAQYSFSLRLCPITASTSGLNIYKDQLPC; encoded by the exons ATGGTTTCGTTAGCGACCCAAATGATTCTTCCATCTGAAAATGGGTATAGAGTTTGGGAGGATCAGACCCTTTTCAAATGGCGTAAGAGAGATCCTCATGTCACCTTGCGTTGCCATGAATCCGTCCAAG TAAGTCAGGGGAGAGTGAAAATTTTATGTGATTGTATAGGGGCTTTGAGGTACTGGTATCAGCGGAACAACGTGGATCTCACCGTATCAAAATCTGCTGTTTGGAATGATGATGCTGTTCAAGCTGCTCTTGATAGCGCTGCTTTTTGGGTTGACGGCTTGCCCTTTGTTAAGTCTTTATCTGGTTACTGGAAGTTTTTCTTGGCTCCTAAACCTGCTAATGTTCCTGACAAATTTTATGATGCTGCCTTTTCTGATTCAGACTGGAATGCTTTACAGG TTCCTTCCAACTGGCAGTGTCATGGATTTGATCGGCCTATCTATACGAATGTGGTGTACCCTTTCCCGAATGATCCTCCTTATGTTCCTGAGGATAATCCTACTGGTTGCTACAGAACCTACTTCCAGATTCCCAAAGAATGGAAGG ACAGAAGAATACTTCTTCACTTTGAAGCTGTAGACTCCGCATTCTTTGCTTGGATAAATGGCAACCCTGTTGGGTACAG TCAAGACAGCAGGTTACCTGCTGAATTTGAAATATCTGATTATTGCTATCCATGGGACTcgggaaaacaaaatgttcttGCTGTTCAAGTCTTTAGATGGAGTGATGGTTCATACCTTGAAGACCAAGATCATTGGTGGTTGTCTGGTATTCATCGAGATGTGCTTTTGTTAGCAAAGCCCAAG GTCTTCATTGCTGACTACTTTTTCAAGTCAAAATTGGCAGATGACTTTTCATACGCAGACATCCAG GTTGAAGTGAAGATTGACAATATGCAGGAGTCCTCAAAGGATCTTGTTCTTTCTAACTTCATCATAGAGGCTGCCAtatttgatacaaaaaattGGTACAACTCTGAAGGATTTAGTTGTGAACTTTCTCCCAAGGTGGCTAATTTGAAGCTTAATCCTTCTCCAAGCCCAACTCTTGGATTTCATGGTTACTTGCTTGAGGGAAAACTGGATTCGCCAAATCTCTGGTCAGCTGAACAA CCAAATGTTTACATCCTCGTTTTAACTCTAAAAGATACATCTGGGAAAGTCCTTGATTCTGAATCAAGCATTGTGGGCATTCGGCAAGTATCAAAGGCCTTTAAACAGCTTCTTGTTAATGGGCACCCAGTCGTGATAAAAGGTGTAAACAGGCATGAGCACCATCCACGTGTTGGGAAGACGAATATAGAGGCATGCATGGTCAAg GATTTAATTATGATGAAAGAATATAATATCAATGCGGTGCGAAACAGTCATTATCCTCAACATCCCCGCTGGTATGAATTATGTGATTTGTTCGGCATGTACATGATCGATGAAGCCAATATAGAGACACATGGTTTTGATCTCTCTGGGCATCTGAAGCACCCTGCAAAAGAGCCAAGCTGGGCAGCTGCTATGCTGGATCGAGTAGTTGGGATGgttgaaagagacaaaaaccATACATGCATAATTTCTTGGTCACTTGGAAATGAGGCTGGCTATGGGCCCAATCATTCTGCCATGGCAG GTTGGATTAGGGAAAAGGACCCCTCACGGTTGGTGCACTATGAAGGTGGTGGTTCCAGAACAAGTTCTACAGATATAGTCTGCCCTATGTACATGCGGGTTTGGGACATCATCAAGATTGCACTTGATCAAAATGAATCACGGCCGTTGATATTATGCGA GTATCAACATGCTATGGGTAACAGCAACGGGAATATAGATGAGTACTGGGAGGCAATTGACAATACCTTTGGCCTGCAAGGAGGTTTCATATGGGACTGGGTTGACCAG GGGCTATTGAAACTGGGGTCAGATGGCATTAAGCGTTGGGCATATGGAGGGGACTTTGGTGACCAGCCTAATGATTTGAACTTCTGTCTCAATGGGCTTATATGGCCTGACCGAACTCCTCATCCAGCACTCCATG AGGTTAAGCATTGTTACCAACCAATCAAGGTTTCATTGACGGATGGCATGATAAAG GTTGCAAACACTTACTTTTTCAACACAACAGAAGAATTGGAGTTTAGCTGGACAATTCATGGGGATGGTCTTGAACTTGGATCTGGGACTCTCTCTATTCCTGTGATAAAGCCACAAAATAGTTTTGAGATGGAGTGGAAGTCAGGTCCATGGTTTTCTTTCTGGAATGACTCAAATGCTGGAGAATTGTTTCTGACAATAAATGCCAAGCTTTTAAATCTTACTCGTTCGCTTGAAGCCGGTCATCTTTTGTCTTCAACGCAGATTCCTTTACCAGCAAAGGGACAAATAATACCGCAG GCGATAAAAAAGACAGACACTAGTATCACTTGTGAAACTGTTGGAGATTTCATTAAGATCAGCCAGAAAGATTCATGGGAGCTAATGGTAAATGTCCGAAAAGGGACTATTGAAGGTTGGAAG ATTCAAGGAGTTCTCCTTATGAACGAAGCTATACTGCCATGCTTTTGGCGAGCACCTACAGACAATGATAAAGGTGGAGGTGACTCTAGTTATTTTTCGAGGTGGAAAGCGGCACAGTTAGATAATGTGGAGTTCCTTGTTGAAAGCTGTTCAGTAAAGAGCATCACTGATAAATCCGTAGAGATAGAGTTCATTTACCTTGGTTCTTCAGCTTCTGGCTCTTCAAAGTCAGATGCCTTATTCAAAGTCAATGTGACATATCTGATCTATGGTTCCGGAGATATCATCACCAATTGGTTTGTAGAACCAAACTCTGATCTTCCACCGCTACCACGTGTAGGTATAGAATTCCACATTGAAAAAACACTGGACCGTGTAGAATGGTATGGCAAAGGTCCATTTGAGTGTTACCCAGACCGAAAAGCAGCAGCCCATGTGGCGATATATGAACACAATGTTGGAGACATGCATGTCCCTTATATTGTTCCAGGAGAAAATGGAGGTAGAACAGATGTTAGGTGGGTAACATTCCGAAACAAAGATGGTGTAGGAATATATGCTTCAACATATGGTAGCTCTTCTCTAATGCAAATGAATGCTAGTTATTATACAACCGGTGAGCTTCACCGTGCAACGCATGAAGAGGATCTTATCAAAGGACAAAACATCGAG GTGCATCTGGACCACAAACACATGGGTCTTGGGGGAGATGATAGCTGGACTCCATGTGTTCACGATAAGTTTCTGATTCCGCCTGCACAGTATTCGTTTTCTCTCAGGCTATGCCCAATTACTGCATCCACCTCGGGTTTGAACATCTACAAGGATCAACTCCCCTGCTAG
- a CDS encoding glycoside hydrolase family 2 protein (glycoside hydrolase family 2 protein; FUNCTIONS IN: carbohydrate binding, cation binding, beta-galactosidase activity, hydrolase activity, hydrolyzing O-glycosyl compounds, catalytic activity; INVOLVED IN: carbohydrate metabolic process; LOCATED IN: chloroplast; EXPRESSED IN: male gametophyte, guard cell; CONTAINS InterPro DOMAIN/s: Glycoside hydrolase family 2, immunoglobulin-like beta-sandwich (InterPro:IPR006102), Glycoside hydrolase, catalytic core (InterPro:IPR017853), Glycoside hydrolase, family 42, domain 5 (InterPro:IPR004199), Glycoside hydrolase family 2, TIM barrel (InterPro:IPR006103), Glycoside hydrolase, family 2 (InterPro:IPR006101), Glycoside hydrolase-type carbohydrate-binding (InterPro:IPR011013), Glycoside hydrolase-type carbohydrate-binding, subgroup (InterPro:IPR014718), Glycoside hydrolase family 2, carbohydrate-binding (InterPro:IPR006104), Glycoside hydrolase, subgroup, catalytic core (InterPro:IPR013781), Glycoside hydrolase, family 2/20, immunoglobulin-like beta-sandwich domain (InterPro:IPR013812), Galactose-binding domain-like (InterPro:IPR008979); Has 7598 Blast hits to 7490 proteins in 1389 species: Archae - 50; Bacteria - 5980; Metazoa - 182; Fungi - 208; Plants - 51; Viruses - 3; Other Eukaryotes - 1124 (source: NCBI BLink).) — MVSLATQMILPSENGYRVWEDQTLFKWRKRDPHVTLRCHESVQGALRYWYQRNNVDLTVSKSAVWNDDAVQAALDSAAFWVDGLPFVKSLSGYWKFFLAPKPANVPDKFYDAAFSDSDWNALQVPSNWQCHGFDRPIYTNVVYPFPNDPPYVPEDNPTGCYRTYFQIPKEWKDRRILLHFEAVDSAFFAWINGNPVGYSQDSRLPAEFEISDYCYPWDSGKQNVLAVQVFRWSDGSYLEDQDHWWLSGIHRDVLLLAKPKVFIADYFFKSKLADDFSYADIQVEVKIDNMQESSKDLVLSNFIIEAAIFDTKNWYNSEGFSCELSPKVANLKLNPSPSPTLGFHGYLLEGKLDSPNLWSAEQPNVYILVLTLKDTSGKVLDSESSIVGIRQVSKAFKQLLVNGHPVVIKGVNRHEHHPRVGKTNIEACMVKDLIMMKEYNINAVRNSHYPQHPRWYELCDLFGMYMIDEANIETHGFDLSGHLKHPAKEPSWAAAMLDRVVGMVERDKNHTCIISWSLGNEAGYGPNHSAMAGWIREKDPSRLVHYEGGGSRTSSTDIVCPMYMRVWDIIKIALDQNESRPLILCEYQHAMGNSNGNIDEYWEAIDNTFGLQGGFIWDWVDQGLLKLGSDGIKRWAYGGDFGDQPNDLNFCLNGLIWPDRTPHPALHEVKHCYQPIKVSLTDGMIKVANTYFFNTTEELEFSWTIHGDGLELGSGTLSIPVIKPQNSFEMEWKSGPWFSFWNDSNAGELFLTINAKLLNLTRSLEAGHLLSSTQIPLPAKGQIIPQAIKKTDTSITCETVGDFIKISQKDSWELMVNVRKGTIEGWKIQGVLLMNEAILPCFWRAPTDNDKGGGDSSYFSRWKAAQLDNVEFLVESCSVKSITDKSVEIEFIYLGSSASGSSKSDALFKVNVTYLIYGSGDIITNWFVEPNSDLPPLPRVGIEFHIEKTLDRVEWYGKGPFECYPDRKAAAHVAIYEHNVGDMHVPYIVPGENGGRTDVRWVTFRNKDGVGIYASTYGSSSLMQMNASYYTTGELHRATHEEDLIKGQNIEVHLDHKHMGLGGDDSWTPCVHDKFLIPPAQYSFSLRLCPITASTSGLNIYKDQLPC; from the exons ATGGTTTCGTTAGCGACCCAAATGATTCTTCCATCTGAAAATGGGTATAGAGTTTGGGAGGATCAGACCCTTTTCAAATGGCGTAAGAGAGATCCTCATGTCACCTTGCGTTGCCATGAATCCGTCCAAG GGGCTTTGAGGTACTGGTATCAGCGGAACAACGTGGATCTCACCGTATCAAAATCTGCTGTTTGGAATGATGATGCTGTTCAAGCTGCTCTTGATAGCGCTGCTTTTTGGGTTGACGGCTTGCCCTTTGTTAAGTCTTTATCTGGTTACTGGAAGTTTTTCTTGGCTCCTAAACCTGCTAATGTTCCTGACAAATTTTATGATGCTGCCTTTTCTGATTCAGACTGGAATGCTTTACAGG TTCCTTCCAACTGGCAGTGTCATGGATTTGATCGGCCTATCTATACGAATGTGGTGTACCCTTTCCCGAATGATCCTCCTTATGTTCCTGAGGATAATCCTACTGGTTGCTACAGAACCTACTTCCAGATTCCCAAAGAATGGAAGG ACAGAAGAATACTTCTTCACTTTGAAGCTGTAGACTCCGCATTCTTTGCTTGGATAAATGGCAACCCTGTTGGGTACAG TCAAGACAGCAGGTTACCTGCTGAATTTGAAATATCTGATTATTGCTATCCATGGGACTcgggaaaacaaaatgttcttGCTGTTCAAGTCTTTAGATGGAGTGATGGTTCATACCTTGAAGACCAAGATCATTGGTGGTTGTCTGGTATTCATCGAGATGTGCTTTTGTTAGCAAAGCCCAAG GTCTTCATTGCTGACTACTTTTTCAAGTCAAAATTGGCAGATGACTTTTCATACGCAGACATCCAG GTTGAAGTGAAGATTGACAATATGCAGGAGTCCTCAAAGGATCTTGTTCTTTCTAACTTCATCATAGAGGCTGCCAtatttgatacaaaaaattGGTACAACTCTGAAGGATTTAGTTGTGAACTTTCTCCCAAGGTGGCTAATTTGAAGCTTAATCCTTCTCCAAGCCCAACTCTTGGATTTCATGGTTACTTGCTTGAGGGAAAACTGGATTCGCCAAATCTCTGGTCAGCTGAACAA CCAAATGTTTACATCCTCGTTTTAACTCTAAAAGATACATCTGGGAAAGTCCTTGATTCTGAATCAAGCATTGTGGGCATTCGGCAAGTATCAAAGGCCTTTAAACAGCTTCTTGTTAATGGGCACCCAGTCGTGATAAAAGGTGTAAACAGGCATGAGCACCATCCACGTGTTGGGAAGACGAATATAGAGGCATGCATGGTCAAg GATTTAATTATGATGAAAGAATATAATATCAATGCGGTGCGAAACAGTCATTATCCTCAACATCCCCGCTGGTATGAATTATGTGATTTGTTCGGCATGTACATGATCGATGAAGCCAATATAGAGACACATGGTTTTGATCTCTCTGGGCATCTGAAGCACCCTGCAAAAGAGCCAAGCTGGGCAGCTGCTATGCTGGATCGAGTAGTTGGGATGgttgaaagagacaaaaaccATACATGCATAATTTCTTGGTCACTTGGAAATGAGGCTGGCTATGGGCCCAATCATTCTGCCATGGCAG GTTGGATTAGGGAAAAGGACCCCTCACGGTTGGTGCACTATGAAGGTGGTGGTTCCAGAACAAGTTCTACAGATATAGTCTGCCCTATGTACATGCGGGTTTGGGACATCATCAAGATTGCACTTGATCAAAATGAATCACGGCCGTTGATATTATGCGA GTATCAACATGCTATGGGTAACAGCAACGGGAATATAGATGAGTACTGGGAGGCAATTGACAATACCTTTGGCCTGCAAGGAGGTTTCATATGGGACTGGGTTGACCAG GGGCTATTGAAACTGGGGTCAGATGGCATTAAGCGTTGGGCATATGGAGGGGACTTTGGTGACCAGCCTAATGATTTGAACTTCTGTCTCAATGGGCTTATATGGCCTGACCGAACTCCTCATCCAGCACTCCATG AGGTTAAGCATTGTTACCAACCAATCAAGGTTTCATTGACGGATGGCATGATAAAG GTTGCAAACACTTACTTTTTCAACACAACAGAAGAATTGGAGTTTAGCTGGACAATTCATGGGGATGGTCTTGAACTTGGATCTGGGACTCTCTCTATTCCTGTGATAAAGCCACAAAATAGTTTTGAGATGGAGTGGAAGTCAGGTCCATGGTTTTCTTTCTGGAATGACTCAAATGCTGGAGAATTGTTTCTGACAATAAATGCCAAGCTTTTAAATCTTACTCGTTCGCTTGAAGCCGGTCATCTTTTGTCTTCAACGCAGATTCCTTTACCAGCAAAGGGACAAATAATACCGCAG GCGATAAAAAAGACAGACACTAGTATCACTTGTGAAACTGTTGGAGATTTCATTAAGATCAGCCAGAAAGATTCATGGGAGCTAATGGTAAATGTCCGAAAAGGGACTATTGAAGGTTGGAAG ATTCAAGGAGTTCTCCTTATGAACGAAGCTATACTGCCATGCTTTTGGCGAGCACCTACAGACAATGATAAAGGTGGAGGTGACTCTAGTTATTTTTCGAGGTGGAAAGCGGCACAGTTAGATAATGTGGAGTTCCTTGTTGAAAGCTGTTCAGTAAAGAGCATCACTGATAAATCCGTAGAGATAGAGTTCATTTACCTTGGTTCTTCAGCTTCTGGCTCTTCAAAGTCAGATGCCTTATTCAAAGTCAATGTGACATATCTGATCTATGGTTCCGGAGATATCATCACCAATTGGTTTGTAGAACCAAACTCTGATCTTCCACCGCTACCACGTGTAGGTATAGAATTCCACATTGAAAAAACACTGGACCGTGTAGAATGGTATGGCAAAGGTCCATTTGAGTGTTACCCAGACCGAAAAGCAGCAGCCCATGTGGCGATATATGAACACAATGTTGGAGACATGCATGTCCCTTATATTGTTCCAGGAGAAAATGGAGGTAGAACAGATGTTAGGTGGGTAACATTCCGAAACAAAGATGGTGTAGGAATATATGCTTCAACATATGGTAGCTCTTCTCTAATGCAAATGAATGCTAGTTATTATACAACCGGTGAGCTTCACCGTGCAACGCATGAAGAGGATCTTATCAAAGGACAAAACATCGAG GTGCATCTGGACCACAAACACATGGGTCTTGGGGGAGATGATAGCTGGACTCCATGTGTTCACGATAAGTTTCTGATTCCGCCTGCACAGTATTCGTTTTCTCTCAGGCTATGCCCAATTACTGCATCCACCTCGGGTTTGAACATCTACAAGGATCAACTCCCCTGCTAG